One window of the Manihot esculenta cultivar AM560-2 chromosome 14, M.esculenta_v8, whole genome shotgun sequence genome contains the following:
- the LOC110630925 gene encoding DNA-directed RNA polymerases II, IV and V subunit 6A, whose product MADDDFNDMDMGYEDEPPEPEIEEGAEDDVDNNNNEDVPGEPIETEDKEEQEPVEHPRKTSKYMTKYERARILGTRALQISMNAPVMVELEGETDPLEIAMKELRQRKIPFTIRRYLPGGSYEDWGVDELIVEDSWKRQVGGD is encoded by the exons ATGGCGGACGACGATTTCAATGATATGGATATGGG ATACGAGGATGAGCCGCCAGAGCCTGAGATCGAA GAAGGAGCAGAGGATGATGTTGATAACAATAATAATGAGGATGTTCCTGGGGAACCCATTGAAACTGAGGATAAAGAAGAACAGGAACCTGTGGAACATCCTCGTAAAACATCaaaatatatgacaaaatatgAGCGTGCCAGAATTTTGGGGACACGCGCTCTGCAGATTAG CATGAATGCACCAGTAATGGTTGAATTGGAGGGTGAGACAGACCCACTTGAG ATTGCTATGAAGGAACTCCGGCAGCGGAAAATACCTTTCACCATCCGTCGCTACCTCCCTGGTGGAAG TTACGAGGACTGGGGAGTAGATGAACTGATTGTGGAAGACTCGTGGAAGAGGCAAGTTGGAGGTGATTGA
- the LOC110600633 gene encoding F-box protein PP2-A11 gives MGAGFSAFAYSSSNGGPSLLRPTLDDVPESCVSSILMYLDPPEICKLAGLSRTFHGASLADFVWETKLPSNYKTLVKKFLQESPENLSKKQIYARLCETNCFDGGTKQLWLYKSSGKICLSLSYKALKITGIDDRRYWNHISSEESRFHMIAYLQQIWWFEVIGEIEFEFPPDTYSLFFRLQLGKASKRFGRRVCNMDQVHGWNNKPVQFQLSTSNGQRASSECYLHEQGNWFYYKVGEFTVEKLHTQIKIKFSMTQIDCTHTKGGVCLDSVLICPSELRHKLNQSQAVKTNALRSGDSRIHLGLGL, from the exons ATGGGGGCTGGTTTCTCTGCTTTTGCTTATTCATCCAGTAATGGAGGTCCTTCTCTGTTAAGACCCACTCTTGATGATGTGCCTGAGAGCTGTGTCTCTTCCATTCTTATGTACTTGGATCCACCGGAAATATGTAAACTCGCCGGGTTGAGCCGGACCTTCCATGGCGCTTCTTTAGCTGATTTTGTGTGGGAGACGAAGTTGCCATCAAACTATAAAACTCTTGTTAAGAAATTTTTACAAGAAAGTCCAGAGAATTTGAGCAAGAAGCAGATCTATGCGAGATTATGTGAAACTAATTGCTTCGATGGTGGCACCAAG CAACTTTGGTTGTATAAGAGCAGTGGCAAGATTTGTCTGTCGCTTTCATACAAGGCATTGAAGATTACTGGGATAGATGATCGGAGATATTGGAATCATATTTCATCCGAGGAGTCCAG GTTCCATATGATTGCATATCTTCAACAAATTTGGTGGTTTGAAGTAATAGGAGAAATAGAGTTTGAATTTCCTCCGGACACATATAGCCTCTTTTTCAGGCTTCAATTAGGCAAAGCATCAAAAAGATTTGGACGAAGAGTGTGTAACATGGATCAAGTTCATGGATGGAATAACAAACCAGTCCAGTTTCAGCTATCAACATCCAACGGTCAGCGTGCTTCATCAGAATGTTACCTGCATGAACAAGGAAACTGGTTTTACTATAAAGTAGGTGAGTTCACAGTCGAAAAACTTCACACAcaaattaagataaaattttcCATGACACAGATCGATTGTACGCATACTAAAGGTGGTGTATGCCTGGATTCTGTGTTAATATGCCCTAGTGAGTTAAGACACAAATTAAACCAATCTCAAGCTGTCAAGACGAACGCCTTGAGGTCTGGGGATAGCAGGATACATCTGGGTCTGGGTTTGTGA
- the LOC110600632 gene encoding probable transcriptional regulator SLK2 isoform X1 → MAPSRVAGGLAQSSLSSGIFFHGDGQSQAVVSSHLTSSFGNSSNSIPGTVRPNLGPVSGDVNNAVLNSVATSGPSVGASSLVTDANSALSGGPHLQRSASINTESYMRLPASPMSFSSNNVSISGSSVVDGSSVVQQGNHQDQSSQQVQQNQQQQQGASSATSLPSSQAVQPSLPMGPRAPGGFLQDSNNLTQVQKKPRLDIKQEEILQQQVFQQLLQRQDSMQLQGRTPQLQTLLHQQRLRQQQQLFQSMPPLQRAQLQQQQQQQQMQLRQQMQEQTMQPVSSMKRPHDGGICARRLMQYLYHQRQRPAENSIAYWRKFVAEYYSPRAKKRWCLSLYDNVGHHALGVFPQAAMEAWQCDICGSKSGRGFEATFEVLPRLDEIKFGSGVIDELLFLDLPREVRFPSGIMMLEYGKAVQESVYEQLRVVREGQLRIIFTHDLKILSWEFCARRHEELLPRRVVAPQVNQLVQVAQKCQSTIAESGSEGVSQQDLQTNSTMVLTAGRQLAKTLDLQSVNDLGFSKRYVRCLQISEVVNSMKDLIDFCREHKVGPIEGLKSYPRHNGAAKLQMQKMQEMEQLVNVQGLPTDRNTLNKLMALHPSINNHMSNNSHMVSRGALSGSAQAALALSNYQNLLMRQNSMNSNSNSLQQESTSSFNNSHQSPSSNFQGPAAFVPGSMQSLPASGISSAQIPPQQQQVRTLSINSLLQQNHPAPSQGNQALQQQMIQQLLQEINNGGGGVQQHPFAGQNGNGSMAGNGLGLGSNSSAPPPAGVTVSGSVAEPAPSRSNSFKAASNSYSSAAGGNSGFNQKVPDLPQNLHIQDDIVPDIANEFNENGFFNSDIDDNIGYGWKA, encoded by the exons ATGGCACCTTCTCGTGTGGCTGGAGGTTTAGCCCAATCTTCCTTAAGTTCTGGAATTTTCTTCCACGGGGATGGGCAGTCCCAGGCTGTAGTTAGCTCACATTTGACCTCATCATTTGGTAACTCATCGAATTCAATTCCTGGAACTGTGCGACCCAATCTAGGTCCGGTTTCTGGGGACGTGAATAATGCGGTTTTGAACAGTGTGGCAACCTCTGGACCAAGTGTTGGGGCAAGTTCTTTGGTGACAGATGCAAATTCAGCACTTTCGGGAGGTCCCCATCTGCAGAGAAGTGCTAGCATCAATACAGAGTCATATATGCGCTTGCCAGCATCTCCCATGTCTTTTTCATCCAATAATGTAAGCATTTCAGGCTCGTCTGTTGTTGATGGGTCCTCTGTAGTGCAGCAGGGCAATCATCAAGATCAAAGCTCACAGCAAGTTCAGCAGAATCAGCAGCAGCAACAGGGGGCATCGAGTGCGACATCTCTGCCTTCTTCACAAGCGGTACAACCTTCACTTCCCATGGGGCCGCGGGCTCCTGGTGGCTTCCTCCAGGACTCTAATAATCTAACCCAAGTTCAAAAGAAGCCAAGATTGGATATCAAACAGGAAGAGATCCTGCAGCAGCAAGTTTTCCAACAACTGCTTCAGAGACAGGACTCCATGCAGTTGCAGGGCCGAACTCCACAGCTACAAACATTGCTTCATCAGCAGAGACTGAGGCAACAGCAGCAACTTTTCCAATCTATGCCACCTTTACAGAGAGCCCAattgcagcagcagcagcagcagcagcagatgCAGTTGAGGCAGCAAATGCAAGAACAGACCATGCAGCCAGTATCTTCCATGAAGCGTCCTCATGATGGAGGTATATGTGCACGTCGGTTGATGCAATATCTGTATCATCAACGACAGCGGCCAGCA GAGAATTCTATTGCCTATTGGAGGAAATTTGTGGCAGAGTATTATTCACCTCGTGCAAAGAAAAGATGGTGCTTGTCATTGTATGATAATGTTGGGCATCACGCACTTGGTGTTTTCCCTCAAGCAGCTATG GAGGCATGGCAATGTGATATTTGTGGTTCTAAGTCTGGAAGAGGATTTG AGGCTACTTTTGAAGTACTTCCTAGACTAGATGAAATCAAATTTGGCAGTGGTGTTATCGATGAGCTTCTGTTTTTGGACTTGCCACGTGAAGTTAGATTCCCTTCTGGAATAATGATGCTAGAGTATGGAAAAGCAGTTCAAGAGAGTGTATATGAGCAACTTCGTGTTGTTCGTGAGGGTCAGCTTCGCATCATATTCACCCATGACTTGAAG ATTTTGTCTTGGGAGTTTTGTGCTCGACGACATGAAGAACTTCTCCCACGAAGGGTGGTTGCACCTCAG GTGAATCAATTGGTTCAGGTTGCACAGAAATGCCAGAGCACAATTGCTGAAAGTGGATCTGAAGGGGTTTCTCAGCAGGACTTGCAAACAAACAGCACTAT GGTCCTTACTGCTGGCCGTCAGCTTGCAAAGACTTTGGACTTACAATCGGTTAATGATTTGGGTTTTTCCAAAAGATATGTCAGGTGTTTGCAG ATCTCTGAGGTTGTCAACAGCATGAAGGACTTGATTGATTTCTGCCGGGAGCACAAAGTTGGGCCTATAG AGGGCTTGAAAAGTTATCCTCGTCATAATGGTGCAGCCAAACTTCAGATGCAAAAGATGCAAGAAATGGAACAGCTGGTGAATGTTCAGGGCCTGCCAACTGACAGGAACACACTTAACAAGCTGATGGCATTACATCCTAGCATAAACAACCACATGAGCAACAATAGCCACATGGTTAGTCGAGGAGCTTTAAGCGGTTCGGCACAGGCAGCTTTGGCACTGAGCAACTACCAGAATCTGCTCATGAGGCAAAACTCTATGAATTCCAACTCTAACTCACTTCAACAAGAGTCCACATCGTCTTTCAATAATTCTCATCAAAGCCCATCATCGAATTTCCAAGGACCTGCTGCTTTTGTACCAGGATCCATGCAAAGCTTACCTGCAAGCGGCATATCAAGTGCACAAATACCACCCCAACAGCAACAAGTGCGAACATTAAGCATTAATAGCTTGCTCCAACAAAACCATCCTGCGCCCTCTCAAGGCAACCAGGCGTTGCAACAGCAGATGATACAACAACTGCTGCAGGAGATTAATAATGGTGGGGGAGGAGTTCAACAACATCCTTTTGCTGGACAGAATGGGAATGGGAGTATGGCAGGGAATGGGTTGGGATTAGGAAGCAACTCTTCTGCACCACCTCCTGCTGGTGTCACTGTGTCAGGAAGTGTTGCTGAACCTGCACCAAGTAGGAGCAACAGTTTTAAAGCAGCTTCAAACAGTTATTCTTCTGCAGCGGGTGGCAATAGTGGTTTTAATCAGAAAGTGCCAGACTTGCCTCAGAATCTCCATATTCAGGATGACATTGTTCCAGATATTGCCAATGAGTTCAATGAAAATGGTTTTTTTAACAGTGACATTGACGATAACATTGGTTATGGTTGGAAGGCATGA
- the LOC110600632 gene encoding probable transcriptional regulator SLK2 isoform X2, giving the protein MRLPASPMSFSSNNVSISGSSVVDGSSVVQQGNHQDQSSQQVQQNQQQQQGASSATSLPSSQAVQPSLPMGPRAPGGFLQDSNNLTQVQKKPRLDIKQEEILQQQVFQQLLQRQDSMQLQGRTPQLQTLLHQQRLRQQQQLFQSMPPLQRAQLQQQQQQQQMQLRQQMQEQTMQPVSSMKRPHDGGICARRLMQYLYHQRQRPAENSIAYWRKFVAEYYSPRAKKRWCLSLYDNVGHHALGVFPQAAMEAWQCDICGSKSGRGFEATFEVLPRLDEIKFGSGVIDELLFLDLPREVRFPSGIMMLEYGKAVQESVYEQLRVVREGQLRIIFTHDLKILSWEFCARRHEELLPRRVVAPQVNQLVQVAQKCQSTIAESGSEGVSQQDLQTNSTMVLTAGRQLAKTLDLQSVNDLGFSKRYVRCLQISEVVNSMKDLIDFCREHKVGPIEGLKSYPRHNGAAKLQMQKMQEMEQLVNVQGLPTDRNTLNKLMALHPSINNHMSNNSHMVSRGALSGSAQAALALSNYQNLLMRQNSMNSNSNSLQQESTSSFNNSHQSPSSNFQGPAAFVPGSMQSLPASGISSAQIPPQQQQVRTLSINSLLQQNHPAPSQGNQALQQQMIQQLLQEINNGGGGVQQHPFAGQNGNGSMAGNGLGLGSNSSAPPPAGVTVSGSVAEPAPSRSNSFKAASNSYSSAAGGNSGFNQKVPDLPQNLHIQDDIVPDIANEFNENGFFNSDIDDNIGYGWKA; this is encoded by the exons ATGCGCTTGCCAGCATCTCCCATGTCTTTTTCATCCAATAATGTAAGCATTTCAGGCTCGTCTGTTGTTGATGGGTCCTCTGTAGTGCAGCAGGGCAATCATCAAGATCAAAGCTCACAGCAAGTTCAGCAGAATCAGCAGCAGCAACAGGGGGCATCGAGTGCGACATCTCTGCCTTCTTCACAAGCGGTACAACCTTCACTTCCCATGGGGCCGCGGGCTCCTGGTGGCTTCCTCCAGGACTCTAATAATCTAACCCAAGTTCAAAAGAAGCCAAGATTGGATATCAAACAGGAAGAGATCCTGCAGCAGCAAGTTTTCCAACAACTGCTTCAGAGACAGGACTCCATGCAGTTGCAGGGCCGAACTCCACAGCTACAAACATTGCTTCATCAGCAGAGACTGAGGCAACAGCAGCAACTTTTCCAATCTATGCCACCTTTACAGAGAGCCCAattgcagcagcagcagcagcagcagcagatgCAGTTGAGGCAGCAAATGCAAGAACAGACCATGCAGCCAGTATCTTCCATGAAGCGTCCTCATGATGGAGGTATATGTGCACGTCGGTTGATGCAATATCTGTATCATCAACGACAGCGGCCAGCA GAGAATTCTATTGCCTATTGGAGGAAATTTGTGGCAGAGTATTATTCACCTCGTGCAAAGAAAAGATGGTGCTTGTCATTGTATGATAATGTTGGGCATCACGCACTTGGTGTTTTCCCTCAAGCAGCTATG GAGGCATGGCAATGTGATATTTGTGGTTCTAAGTCTGGAAGAGGATTTG AGGCTACTTTTGAAGTACTTCCTAGACTAGATGAAATCAAATTTGGCAGTGGTGTTATCGATGAGCTTCTGTTTTTGGACTTGCCACGTGAAGTTAGATTCCCTTCTGGAATAATGATGCTAGAGTATGGAAAAGCAGTTCAAGAGAGTGTATATGAGCAACTTCGTGTTGTTCGTGAGGGTCAGCTTCGCATCATATTCACCCATGACTTGAAG ATTTTGTCTTGGGAGTTTTGTGCTCGACGACATGAAGAACTTCTCCCACGAAGGGTGGTTGCACCTCAG GTGAATCAATTGGTTCAGGTTGCACAGAAATGCCAGAGCACAATTGCTGAAAGTGGATCTGAAGGGGTTTCTCAGCAGGACTTGCAAACAAACAGCACTAT GGTCCTTACTGCTGGCCGTCAGCTTGCAAAGACTTTGGACTTACAATCGGTTAATGATTTGGGTTTTTCCAAAAGATATGTCAGGTGTTTGCAG ATCTCTGAGGTTGTCAACAGCATGAAGGACTTGATTGATTTCTGCCGGGAGCACAAAGTTGGGCCTATAG AGGGCTTGAAAAGTTATCCTCGTCATAATGGTGCAGCCAAACTTCAGATGCAAAAGATGCAAGAAATGGAACAGCTGGTGAATGTTCAGGGCCTGCCAACTGACAGGAACACACTTAACAAGCTGATGGCATTACATCCTAGCATAAACAACCACATGAGCAACAATAGCCACATGGTTAGTCGAGGAGCTTTAAGCGGTTCGGCACAGGCAGCTTTGGCACTGAGCAACTACCAGAATCTGCTCATGAGGCAAAACTCTATGAATTCCAACTCTAACTCACTTCAACAAGAGTCCACATCGTCTTTCAATAATTCTCATCAAAGCCCATCATCGAATTTCCAAGGACCTGCTGCTTTTGTACCAGGATCCATGCAAAGCTTACCTGCAAGCGGCATATCAAGTGCACAAATACCACCCCAACAGCAACAAGTGCGAACATTAAGCATTAATAGCTTGCTCCAACAAAACCATCCTGCGCCCTCTCAAGGCAACCAGGCGTTGCAACAGCAGATGATACAACAACTGCTGCAGGAGATTAATAATGGTGGGGGAGGAGTTCAACAACATCCTTTTGCTGGACAGAATGGGAATGGGAGTATGGCAGGGAATGGGTTGGGATTAGGAAGCAACTCTTCTGCACCACCTCCTGCTGGTGTCACTGTGTCAGGAAGTGTTGCTGAACCTGCACCAAGTAGGAGCAACAGTTTTAAAGCAGCTTCAAACAGTTATTCTTCTGCAGCGGGTGGCAATAGTGGTTTTAATCAGAAAGTGCCAGACTTGCCTCAGAATCTCCATATTCAGGATGACATTGTTCCAGATATTGCCAATGAGTTCAATGAAAATGGTTTTTTTAACAGTGACATTGACGATAACATTGGTTATGGTTGGAAGGCATGA